One part of the Deltaproteobacteria bacterium genome encodes these proteins:
- the miaA gene encoding tRNA (adenosine(37)-N6)-dimethylallyltransferase MiaA: protein MTVLAPPSGRPRVVAVVGPTAVGKSAVAMTIAERLGAEIVSADSRQIYRGLDVGTAKPSPSERRRVPHHLLDVADPDDRFDAARFRTLALDAIAGAAARGRPVIVCGGTGLYLRALRHGLFDGPGAVPELRAALYERERLHGPGTLHADLAAVDPATAARLHPRDAVRLVRALEVLRVTGRPISAWQNAHAFGDASVDMLVLGCTRPREELHDRIVARCRAMLDAGLLAEIRELWTRGYGPELAPLDSVGYREMGAYLRGELDYETAFDAFARATRRLAKRQLTWWRSDATITWFHPDRDADVLPTRAAAWLTSPCPSPISTSSDPSPR, encoded by the coding sequence ATGACCGTCCTCGCCCCGCCGAGTGGGCGACCCCGGGTCGTGGCGGTGGTCGGACCGACCGCGGTCGGCAAGAGCGCCGTCGCGATGACCATCGCCGAGCGCCTCGGCGCCGAGATCGTGAGCGCCGACTCGCGCCAGATCTATCGCGGCCTCGACGTCGGCACGGCGAAGCCGAGCCCGAGCGAGCGCCGCCGCGTGCCGCATCATCTTCTCGACGTCGCCGATCCGGACGACCGCTTCGACGCGGCCCGCTTCCGGACGCTCGCCCTCGACGCGATCGCCGGCGCGGCGGCGCGCGGCAGGCCGGTGATCGTCTGCGGCGGGACGGGACTCTACCTCCGCGCGCTCCGCCACGGCCTCTTCGACGGACCCGGGGCGGTGCCCGAGCTTCGCGCGGCGCTCTACGAGCGCGAGCGCCTGCACGGCCCCGGCACCCTGCACGCCGACCTCGCGGCCGTCGACCCGGCGACCGCGGCCCGTCTGCATCCGCGCGACGCCGTCCGCCTGGTGCGCGCGCTCGAGGTCCTCCGCGTCACCGGACGTCCGATCAGCGCCTGGCAGAACGCGCACGCGTTCGGCGATGCGAGCGTCGACATGCTGGTGCTCGGCTGCACCCGCCCGCGCGAGGAGCTGCACGATCGCATCGTCGCGCGCTGCCGCGCGATGCTGGACGCCGGCCTCCTCGCCGAGATCCGCGAGCTCTGGACTCGCGGGTACGGTCCGGAACTCGCGCCGCTCGACAGCGTCGGCTATCGCGAGATGGGCGCGTACCTGCGCGGCGAGCTCGATTACGAGACCGCCTTCGACGCCTTCGCCCGTGCGACGCGTCGCCTCGCCAAGCGCCAGCTCACCTGGTGGCGCTCCGACGCGACGATCACGTGGTTCCACCCCGACCGCGACGCCGACGTCCTGCCGACGCGCGCCGCCGCATGGCTGACCTCCCCGTGTCCGTCACCTATCTCGACTTCGAGCGACCCCTCGCCGCGCTAG
- a CDS encoding acetyl-CoA carboxylase carboxyltransferase subunit alpha has translation MADLPVSVTYLDFERPLAALDARVAALKSGGARGPAVTRELRQLAAARRRLEREVYDSLSAWERVQLARHVDRPQTLDYVGRLCREFFELRGDRAFADDPAIVAGIGTCHGHPLAVVGHQRGHGTTERVHRNFGMASPEGYRKAIRVFRLAERLGMPVLTLVDTQGAYPGVGAEERGQAEAIAHTMRTMTELRVPIVSVVIGEGGSGGALALAVADRVLMMQYACYSVISPEGCAAILYRDRAPEHVARAAEALKLTAADLLRAGAVDALVAEPAGGAHRNPRRALESVEHAVLYALGALRRLSPLVLRRRRYEKFRRLGAHVETRAAAPRARAPRRRTIAKPKAVR, from the coding sequence ATGGCTGACCTCCCCGTGTCCGTCACCTATCTCGACTTCGAGCGACCCCTCGCCGCGCTAGACGCGCGCGTCGCGGCGCTCAAGAGCGGCGGCGCGCGCGGCCCGGCGGTGACACGCGAGCTCCGTCAGCTCGCCGCCGCGCGCCGCCGGCTCGAGCGCGAGGTCTACGACTCGCTCTCCGCCTGGGAGCGGGTACAACTGGCGCGCCACGTCGACCGCCCGCAGACCCTCGACTACGTGGGCCGGCTCTGTCGCGAGTTCTTCGAGCTGCGCGGCGACCGGGCGTTCGCCGACGACCCCGCGATCGTCGCCGGCATCGGCACCTGCCACGGACACCCGCTCGCCGTCGTCGGCCACCAGCGCGGCCACGGCACGACCGAGCGCGTCCACCGGAACTTCGGGATGGCGAGCCCCGAAGGCTACCGCAAGGCCATCCGGGTATTCCGCCTCGCGGAGCGGCTCGGCATGCCCGTCTTGACGCTCGTCGACACGCAGGGCGCCTATCCCGGCGTCGGCGCCGAGGAGCGCGGTCAGGCCGAGGCCATCGCGCACACCATGCGCACCATGACGGAGCTTCGGGTGCCGATCGTGAGCGTCGTGATCGGCGAGGGCGGGAGCGGCGGCGCCCTCGCGCTCGCCGTCGCCGACCGCGTCCTGATGATGCAGTACGCGTGCTACTCCGTGATCTCGCCGGAGGGCTGCGCCGCGATCCTGTATCGCGATCGCGCGCCCGAGCACGTCGCGCGCGCGGCCGAGGCCCTGAAGCTCACCGCCGCCGACCTGCTCCGCGCCGGGGCGGTCGACGCCCTGGTGGCCGAGCCGGCGGGCGGCGCCCATCGCAATCCGCGGCGCGCCCTCGAGTCCGTCGAGCACGCCGTGCTGTACGCCCTCGGCGCGCTCCGCCGTCTCTCACCGCTCGTACTGCGCCGCCGCCGCTACGAAAAATTCCGCCGCCTCGGGGCGCACGTCGAGACGCGTGCCGCCGCGCCACGTGCGCGCGCGCCCCGGCGGCGCACAATTGCAAAGCCGAAAGCGGTACGGTAG
- a CDS encoding (d)CMP kinase → MSAGPRRLIVAIDGPAGAGKSTLARGLARALGYTYVDSGAMYRVVGLAARTRGIEPGDAAALAALIDRLDFALRPEPGGQRVLLEGRDVTDELRTPAAGEWASQVAALPEVRSRLVERQRRLGDAGGVVMDGRDIGTVVFPNADCKFFVTASAAERARRRAREIGAPAADLTGIQRDIEARDRRDAERVHAPLRAAADAETIDTTGLTAEEALGRVLGRVTERAKA, encoded by the coding sequence ATGAGCGCCGGTCCGCGACGATTGATCGTCGCCATCGATGGTCCCGCGGGCGCCGGCAAGAGCACGCTGGCGCGCGGCCTAGCGCGCGCCCTCGGATACACCTACGTGGACAGCGGCGCGATGTATCGCGTCGTCGGCCTCGCAGCGCGGACCCGCGGCATCGAGCCCGGCGACGCGGCCGCGCTCGCGGCGCTCATCGACCGCCTCGACTTCGCGCTCCGGCCGGAGCCCGGGGGGCAACGCGTGCTCCTCGAAGGCCGCGACGTCACCGACGAGCTCCGGACCCCGGCCGCGGGCGAATGGGCGTCGCAGGTGGCGGCCCTGCCGGAGGTCCGCAGCCGCCTCGTCGAGCGCCAGCGCCGACTCGGCGATGCGGGGGGCGTCGTCATGGACGGCCGCGACATCGGGACCGTCGTGTTCCCCAATGCAGACTGCAAGTTCTTTGTCACGGCGAGCGCCGCCGAGCGGGCGCGGCGCCGCGCCCGCGAGATCGGTGCCCCCGCGGCCGATCTCACGGGAATCCAGCGCGACATCGAAGCCCGTGATCGGCGCGATGCCGAACGCGTCCACGCGCCGCTTCGCGCCGCCGCCGACGCCGAGACGATCGACACCACGGGGCTCACCGCCGAGGAGGCCCTCGGGCGGGTCCTCGGGCGGGTGACGGAACGCGCAAAGGCTTGA
- a CDS encoding histidinol-phosphate transaminase has protein sequence MSTRETTIDVRDLAPEWIQRLAPYPPGMPLEELEREYGITGSIKLASNENPYGPSPRALAAIAEALPTLHRYPDGSGFYLRQALAKRIGVPADGIILGNGSNDIIELAVRAFLRPGDEAVMADQAFVIYQMVVQAAGAIPRRVPLRRFTHDLEAIKAAIGPATRLVFLANPNNPTGTIYGRDAWEDFLADVPPHVLVVADDAYADYVEDPDYPDSLAYQRRDRLLLTLRTFSKIYGLAGVRVGYGVGPLEVIEVLNRIRQPFNVNALAQVAALAALGDVEHVERTRRNNLEGLAYLRGACERLGRPYVPSWANFLLIDVGEGARVYEALLRRGVIVRPMDVYGFPRHLRVSVGTPAENERFAASLAAVLGMASS, from the coding sequence ATGAGCACACGCGAAACCACCATCGACGTGAGGGACCTCGCCCCGGAATGGATCCAGCGGCTCGCGCCGTACCCGCCGGGCATGCCGCTCGAGGAGCTCGAGCGCGAGTACGGCATCACGGGGTCGATCAAGCTCGCGTCGAACGAGAATCCGTACGGGCCATCGCCGCGCGCACTCGCCGCGATCGCCGAGGCGTTGCCGACGCTGCACCGCTATCCCGACGGCAGCGGGTTCTACCTCCGGCAGGCGCTCGCCAAACGGATCGGCGTCCCGGCCGACGGCATCATCCTCGGCAACGGCTCGAACGACATCATCGAGCTCGCGGTGCGCGCGTTCCTGCGTCCGGGCGACGAGGCCGTCATGGCCGACCAGGCCTTCGTCATCTACCAGATGGTCGTGCAGGCGGCCGGGGCCATTCCCCGCCGCGTCCCGCTCCGGCGCTTCACCCACGACCTCGAAGCGATCAAGGCGGCCATCGGACCGGCGACCCGGCTCGTGTTCCTCGCCAATCCGAACAACCCGACCGGCACCATCTACGGGCGCGACGCCTGGGAGGACTTCCTCGCCGACGTGCCGCCGCACGTGCTCGTCGTCGCCGACGACGCGTACGCGGACTACGTCGAAGATCCCGACTATCCCGACTCGCTCGCCTATCAACGACGCGATCGCCTGCTGCTGACGCTGCGGACGTTCTCCAAGATCTATGGCCTCGCCGGCGTGCGCGTCGGCTACGGCGTCGGCCCTCTCGAGGTGATCGAGGTGCTGAACCGGATCCGCCAGCCCTTCAACGTGAACGCGCTCGCGCAGGTGGCGGCGCTCGCGGCGCTCGGCGACGTCGAGCACGTCGAGCGGACGCGCCGGAACAACCTCGAAGGGCTCGCCTACCTGCGCGGCGCGTGCGAGCGGCTCGGCCGCCCCTACGTCCCGAGCTGGGCGAACTTCCTCTTGATCGACGTCGGGGAGGGCGCGCGCGTCTACGAAGCGCTCCTCCGCCGCGGCGTCATCGTGCGGCCGATGGACGTCTACGGCTTCCCGCGCCACCTGCGCGTGAGCGTCGGCACCCCGGCCGAGAACGAGCGCTTCGCCGCATCGCTCGCCGCCGTCCTCGGGATGGCGTCGTCGTGA
- the mutL gene encoding DNA mismatch repair endonuclease MutL, with protein sequence MRDLDLAAIPVPPGRIHVLPEILANQIAAGEVVERPASVVKELVENALDAGAQRIVVELEEGGTRLVRVSDDGRGMAAEDAPLAFLRHATSKIRQQDDLWRIGTLGFRGEALPSIAAVAAVELTTRTADTPTGVTVRAEGGRVVDVREAGTPIGTIVTVRDLFAPVPARRKFLKSLQTELGHIVDVLTRASLGVPHVHVRLVHQGREIAAHPPVATLAERARQIFGADRVRGGRAFVDERLGLAIEGFAFSPHLSFATARYVYQYVNGRPIRDRALQHAVAEGYASLVPRGRWPGAVVKLAMPPADVDVNVHPAKHEVRFRLAHVVHDTVLGAVRRALAGATGRSEAGETTGVAAALRTYALRPASAPPFFPTGTRSGASPSAPTDAPNVAETAAAAAPFAPPEALAARAAPRGGFAALRFVGQVFRGYLVCEAADRVVLIDQHAAHERVAFERLRAQHAAGAIERQALLLPLPVDLDPGQREALTAYGADLTALGFEIEPFGEGTFLVRAVPALLGDDDPRLLLEDLADGLAEVGSHCSAAEAFETVLGRIACHSVIRVGRALAAPEAAQLLADLDALAYGSNCPHGRPVSVEFTRGQIERMFGR encoded by the coding sequence GTGCGTGACCTCGACCTCGCGGCGATCCCCGTGCCGCCCGGACGCATCCACGTCCTGCCGGAGATCCTCGCGAACCAGATCGCCGCCGGCGAGGTCGTCGAGCGGCCGGCCTCGGTCGTGAAGGAACTCGTCGAGAACGCGCTTGACGCCGGCGCGCAGCGCATCGTGGTCGAGCTCGAAGAGGGCGGCACGCGCCTCGTCCGCGTGAGCGACGACGGACGCGGCATGGCGGCCGAGGACGCCCCGCTCGCGTTCCTCCGCCACGCGACCAGCAAGATCCGTCAGCAGGACGACCTCTGGCGCATCGGCACGCTCGGCTTCCGCGGCGAGGCGCTGCCGAGCATCGCGGCGGTCGCGGCGGTCGAGCTCACGACCCGGACCGCGGACACGCCGACCGGCGTCACCGTCCGCGCCGAAGGCGGCCGCGTGGTCGACGTCCGCGAGGCCGGCACCCCGATCGGCACGATCGTGACCGTGCGCGACCTCTTCGCGCCCGTTCCGGCGCGGCGGAAGTTCCTGAAAAGCCTGCAGACCGAGCTCGGGCACATCGTCGATGTGCTCACCCGTGCGAGCCTCGGCGTGCCGCACGTGCACGTGCGGCTGGTCCACCAGGGACGCGAGATCGCGGCGCACCCGCCGGTCGCGACGCTCGCCGAGCGGGCGCGCCAGATCTTCGGCGCCGACCGCGTCCGCGGCGGGCGCGCCTTCGTGGACGAGCGTCTCGGCCTCGCGATCGAGGGATTCGCCTTCTCGCCGCACCTCTCGTTCGCGACGGCGCGCTACGTGTACCAGTATGTGAACGGCCGCCCGATCCGCGACCGCGCCTTGCAGCACGCGGTCGCGGAAGGGTACGCGAGCCTCGTACCCCGCGGGCGCTGGCCCGGCGCCGTCGTGAAGCTCGCGATGCCGCCGGCCGACGTCGACGTGAACGTCCATCCCGCGAAGCACGAGGTGCGCTTCCGCCTCGCGCACGTCGTGCACGACACCGTGCTCGGCGCGGTCCGACGCGCGCTCGCCGGCGCGACGGGACGCAGTGAGGCGGGAGAGACGACCGGGGTCGCCGCGGCGCTGCGCACCTACGCGCTGCGCCCCGCCTCCGCGCCGCCCTTCTTCCCGACCGGCACGCGGTCCGGCGCCTCGCCGAGCGCGCCGACGGACGCCCCCAACGTCGCGGAGACGGCCGCCGCCGCGGCCCCGTTCGCGCCGCCGGAAGCGCTCGCCGCGCGCGCCGCGCCGCGCGGCGGCTTCGCGGCGCTCCGCTTCGTCGGCCAGGTCTTCCGCGGCTACCTCGTCTGCGAGGCGGCGGATCGCGTCGTGCTGATCGACCAGCACGCGGCGCACGAGCGGGTGGCCTTCGAGCGGCTCCGGGCCCAGCACGCGGCGGGTGCCATCGAGCGCCAGGCGCTCCTCTTGCCGCTCCCCGTCGACCTCGACCCCGGGCAGCGCGAGGCGCTCACCGCGTACGGCGCGGACCTCACCGCGCTCGGGTTCGAGATCGAGCCCTTCGGAGAAGGCACGTTCCTCGTCCGCGCGGTCCCGGCGCTCCTCGGCGACGACGATCCGCGCCTCCTGCTCGAGGACCTCGCCGACGGGCTCGCGGAGGTCGGGTCCCATTGCTCCGCCGCCGAGGCCTTCGAGACCGTGCTCGGCCGCATCGCCTGCCACAGCGTGATCCGCGTCGGCCGCGCGCTCGCCGCACCGGAGGCCGCGCAGCTCCTCGCCGATCTCGACGCGCTCGCCTACGGCAGCAACTGCCCGCACGGCCGCCCCGTTTCGGTCGAGTTCACGCGGGGACAGATCGAGAGGATGTTCGGCCGATGA
- the pheA gene encoding prephenate dehydratase, which yields MVDRERAKIDRIDERILGLLNERARLAQRIGERKARRRSANASGADGFWVPSREQRIHRRLRGLNRGPLSDEHVRAIFREIISASRALEARPTVAYLGPEGTFTNQAAREVFGSGAILTPAESIAEAFTEVEHRRADFGVVPVENSTEGAVTSTLDLLVQSPLRITGEVRLDVEQCLLGTAPEWSAILRVLSHPQGLAQCRRWLATNLPQASLESVASTSRAAELAVGDPTTAAVASRLAAERTGLRILAADIQDERGNATRFFVLGHRDAETPSGDDKTSVVCTVKDEVGVLAKLLQPLAASGVSLHKIESRPLRGRPWEYVFFLDLRGHRSDARLRRALARMQPLTTSLKILGSYPAA from the coding sequence TTGGTCGATCGTGAGCGCGCCAAGATCGACCGGATCGACGAGCGCATCCTCGGTCTCCTGAACGAGCGCGCCCGCCTCGCGCAGCGCATCGGCGAACGCAAGGCGCGGCGGCGGAGCGCGAACGCCAGCGGCGCGGACGGTTTCTGGGTCCCGAGCCGCGAGCAGCGTATCCATCGCCGCCTGCGGGGTCTCAACCGGGGCCCGCTCTCCGACGAGCACGTCCGCGCCATCTTCCGCGAGATCATCTCCGCCTCGCGCGCCCTCGAAGCGCGCCCGACGGTCGCCTACCTCGGACCCGAAGGGACGTTCACGAACCAGGCCGCCCGCGAAGTGTTCGGATCCGGAGCGATCCTCACGCCGGCCGAGTCGATCGCCGAGGCCTTCACCGAGGTCGAGCACCGGCGCGCCGATTTCGGGGTCGTGCCGGTCGAGAACTCGACCGAGGGCGCGGTGACGTCGACGCTCGATCTCCTGGTCCAGTCGCCGCTCCGGATCACCGGCGAGGTGCGCCTCGACGTGGAGCAGTGCCTCCTCGGCACGGCACCCGAGTGGTCGGCGATCCTGCGCGTGCTCTCGCATCCGCAAGGGCTCGCCCAGTGCCGGCGCTGGCTCGCGACCAACCTGCCGCAGGCGAGCCTCGAGTCGGTCGCGAGCACGAGCCGCGCCGCCGAGCTCGCGGTCGGCGATCCGACGACCGCCGCCGTCGCGAGCCGCCTCGCCGCCGAGCGCACGGGCCTGCGCATCCTCGCCGCCGACATCCAGGACGAGCGCGGCAACGCCACGCGCTTCTTCGTCCTCGGCCACCGCGACGCCGAGACGCCGTCGGGCGACGACAAGACGTCGGTGGTCTGCACGGTGAAGGACGAGGTCGGCGTGCTAGCGAAGCTCCTGCAGCCGCTCGCCGCGAGCGGCGTCAGCCTGCACAAGATCGAGTCGCGTCCGCTGCGCGGCCGCCCGTGGGAGTACGTGTTCTTCCTCGACTTGCGCGGGCACCGCTCCGACGCCCGCCTGAGGCGCGCACTCGCGCGCATGCAGCCGCTCACCACGTCACTCAAGATCCTCGGATCGTATCCGGCCGCCTGA
- the aroA gene encoding 3-phosphoshikimate 1-carboxyvinyltransferase, with translation MKRRTVTPAGRGLRGRLTVPSDKSIAHRALLFGAIAEGATTVRGFQGGRDNRATMAACRALGVAIDERAQTLTIAGRGCDGLRAPTADIDCENSGTTMRLLTGLLAGRPFPSRLVGDASLLRRPMRRVIEPLARMGASITSEPGDGRAPLRIDGRPLVGATHALAVASAQVKSAILLAGLQARGTTRVSEPARSRDHTERLLRDFGVALRGDELWVELDGPQRLRGTAITLPGDFSSAAFLLVAAALIPGSELHLTGVGINPTRTGLLDVLAAMGAAIEVVPEAGGAEPVGTLVVRHRPLHATRIAGDVVVRSIDEFPVLCIAAACAEGTTEIRDAAELRVKESDRVAVMAGMLRDLGVVVEELPDGLVITGAPRLGGARVDPRGDHRIAMAGAVAGLVGAAPVVIDDPDCAEVSFPGFYATLAHAAGA, from the coding sequence ATGAAGCGGCGCACCGTCACCCCCGCGGGACGCGGCCTGCGGGGACGGCTCACCGTGCCGAGCGACAAGTCGATCGCGCATCGCGCGCTCCTCTTCGGCGCCATCGCCGAGGGCGCGACCACGGTGCGCGGCTTCCAGGGCGGGCGCGACAACCGCGCCACCATGGCGGCCTGCCGCGCGCTCGGGGTCGCCATCGACGAGCGCGCGCAGACGCTCACCATCGCCGGCCGCGGTTGCGACGGCCTGCGCGCGCCGACCGCGGACATCGACTGCGAGAACTCCGGCACGACGATGCGGCTCCTCACGGGGCTTCTCGCGGGCCGTCCCTTCCCGAGCCGGCTCGTCGGCGACGCGTCGTTGCTGCGGCGGCCGATGCGGCGCGTGATCGAGCCGCTCGCCCGCATGGGCGCGTCGATCACGAGCGAGCCCGGGGATGGCCGCGCGCCGCTCCGCATCGACGGCCGACCGCTCGTCGGCGCGACGCACGCGCTCGCGGTCGCGAGCGCGCAGGTGAAGTCGGCGATCCTGCTCGCCGGCCTGCAGGCGCGGGGCACCACGCGCGTCAGCGAGCCGGCGCGCTCGCGCGATCACACCGAGCGCCTTCTGCGCGACTTCGGCGTCGCGCTCCGCGGCGACGAGCTCTGGGTCGAGCTCGACGGGCCGCAGCGGCTTCGCGGCACGGCCATCACCTTGCCCGGCGATTTCTCGTCCGCGGCGTTCCTCCTGGTCGCCGCCGCGCTCATCCCCGGATCCGAGCTGCACCTGACCGGCGTCGGCATCAATCCGACCCGCACCGGGCTGCTCGACGTCCTCGCGGCGATGGGCGCGGCGATCGAGGTCGTCCCGGAGGCGGGCGGGGCGGAGCCGGTCGGTACGCTCGTCGTCCGCCACCGACCGCTGCACGCGACCCGCATCGCCGGCGATGTGGTCGTCCGCAGCATCGACGAGTTCCCGGTCCTCTGCATCGCCGCGGCATGCGCCGAGGGCACGACCGAGATCCGCGACGCCGCCGAGCTGCGCGTCAAGGAAAGCGACCGCGTCGCGGTGATGGCCGGGATGCTGCGCGACCTCGGCGTCGTCGTCGAGGAGCTGCCCGACGGGCTCGTCATCACGGGCGCGCCGCGCCTCGGCGGCGCCCGCGTCGATCCCCGCGGCGATCACCGCATCGCCATGGCGGGCGCGGTGGCCGGCCTGGTCGGCGCCGCGCCCGTCGTGATCGACGACCCCGACTGCGCCGAGGTCTCCTTTCCCGGCTTCTACGCCACCCTCGCGCACGCGGCGGGCGCATGA
- a CDS encoding prephenate dehydrogenase/arogenate dehydrogenase family protein, which translates to MADRLLIAGVGLIGASLGLALRERRAVGEIVGFGRSAENLRVARRRGAIDRAERDPARATRDVDLVVVATPVGTIAPLVATLARTLAPAAVVTDAGSVKGPVVTAVERALGPTAARFCGSHPIAGTERAGAAAALRDLLRDRRCVLTPTARTSATARRRVRALWAAAGMRVEAMPAARHDALYALLSHLPHTVATALVNAAARDGGRALPYAGSGFRDVTRIADSPTVVWRDILLANRRPVLAALASFGAACERLRRAIAAGDGAALERELGRARRARRRLEAPRRAARRRAR; encoded by the coding sequence GTGGCCGACCGGCTGCTGATCGCCGGGGTCGGCTTGATCGGCGCCTCCCTCGGCCTCGCGCTCCGCGAGCGGAGGGCGGTCGGCGAGATCGTCGGGTTCGGGCGTTCCGCGGAGAACCTGCGCGTGGCGCGGCGGCGCGGCGCGATCGACCGCGCCGAACGCGACCCGGCCCGCGCCACACGCGACGTCGACCTCGTCGTCGTCGCCACGCCGGTCGGGACGATCGCGCCGCTGGTCGCAACGCTCGCCCGCACGCTTGCGCCGGCGGCCGTCGTCACCGACGCGGGCAGCGTGAAGGGCCCCGTGGTGACGGCCGTCGAGCGCGCTCTCGGCCCGACGGCCGCGCGCTTCTGCGGCAGCCATCCCATCGCGGGCACCGAGCGCGCCGGCGCCGCCGCGGCCCTCCGCGACCTGCTGCGGGACCGGCGTTGCGTCCTCACGCCGACGGCGCGCACGTCGGCGACGGCGCGACGCCGCGTGCGCGCGCTCTGGGCGGCCGCCGGCATGCGGGTCGAGGCGATGCCGGCCGCGCGGCACGACGCCCTCTACGCGCTGCTGAGCCACCTGCCGCACACGGTCGCGACCGCGCTCGTCAACGCCGCCGCCCGCGACGGCGGTCGGGCGCTCCCCTACGCCGGGAGCGGTTTCCGCGACGTGACCCGCATCGCGGACAGCCCGACCGTCGTCTGGCGCGACATCCTCCTGGCCAATCGGAGGCCGGTCCTCGCGGCGCTCGCGAGCTTCGGCGCGGCGTGCGAGCGGCTGCGGCGCGCGATCGCCGCCGGCGACGGCGCCGCCCTCGAGCGCGAGCTCGGGCGGGCACGGCGCGCCCGGCGGCGCCTCGAGGCGCCGCGGCGCGCCGCCCGGAGGCGGGCGCGATGA
- a CDS encoding RidA family protein, translating into MTGTKRAIATTNAPQAIGPYAQAVATGHLIFLSGQIPLDPDRGKLVDGTIEDETRQVLQNLAAVLAGEGLGLAAIVKTTVYLTDLADFPRVNQTYAEFFTEPFPARATVQVAALPRGARIEIEAIAVR; encoded by the coding sequence ATGACGGGGACGAAGCGCGCGATCGCGACCACCAACGCCCCGCAGGCCATCGGCCCGTACGCGCAGGCGGTCGCGACGGGCCACCTGATCTTCCTCTCCGGCCAGATTCCGCTCGACCCCGACCGCGGCAAACTCGTCGATGGCACGATCGAGGACGAAACGCGACAAGTCCTGCAGAACCTCGCCGCCGTCCTAGCCGGCGAAGGCCTGGGCTTGGCCGCGATCGTGAAGACCACGGTCTACCTGACGGATTTGGCAGACTTCCCGCGAGTGAACCAGACCTACGCCGAGTTCTTCACGGAGCCATTCCCCGCCAGAGCCACGGTCCAAGTCGCGGCACTGCCGCGCGGCGCGAGAATAGAGATCGAGGCAATCGCGGTCCGTTAG
- the rfaE2 gene encoding D-glycero-beta-D-manno-heptose 1-phosphate adenylyltransferase — MDVAMATGLDCWRRRRVVGRRAAMRYREKVVDRATIAGRAEEARRVGKRVVFTNGCFDLMHVGHVRYLAAAREAGDLLVVGVNSDASVRRLSKGSERPLVPEAARAEVLAALAAVDWVTIFDEDTPAELVAAVQPDVLVKGADWAPDRVVGREIVEARGGRILLVPLVEGFSTTALVERLRRG, encoded by the coding sequence ATGGACGTCGCTATGGCAACGGGCCTCGATTGCTGGCGGCGGCGGCGCGTCGTTGGTAGACGTGCCGCCATGCGTTATCGCGAGAAGGTCGTCGATCGCGCCACGATCGCGGGCCGCGCGGAGGAGGCGCGGCGTGTCGGGAAGCGGGTCGTCTTCACCAACGGGTGTTTCGATCTCATGCACGTCGGTCACGTCCGCTACCTCGCCGCGGCCCGGGAGGCCGGCGACCTGCTCGTGGTCGGCGTCAACTCGGACGCGTCGGTGCGGCGCCTGAGCAAGGGCTCCGAGCGCCCGCTCGTGCCGGAAGCCGCACGCGCCGAGGTCCTGGCGGCACTCGCCGCGGTGGATTGGGTCACGATCTTCGACGAGGACACCCCGGCGGAGCTGGTCGCCGCCGTGCAACCCGACGTCCTCGTGAAGGGAGCCGACTGGGCTCCGGACCGGGTCGTGGGCCGCGAGATCGTGGAGGCTCGTGGCGGCCGGATCCTGCTCGTGCCCCTGGTCGAGGGGTTCTCGACCACGGCGCTCGTCGAGCGTTTGCGCCGCGGTTGA
- a CDS encoding 50S ribosomal protein L28 has product MARTCEICGKGPSTGNNVSHANNRTRRRWKPNLQSVRAKVGGGVKKLLVCTRCIRSGRIAKAA; this is encoded by the coding sequence ATGGCACGCACCTGCGAGATCTGCGGCAAGGGACCGTCCACGGGGAACAACGTCAGCCACGCCAACAATCGGACGCGGCGGCGGTGGAAGCCCAACCTGCAATCGGTGCGCGCGAAGGTCGGCGGCGGGGTGAAGAAGCTGCTGGTCTGTACTCGCTGCATTCGCTCCGGCCGTATCGCGAAAGCGGCCTGA